The proteins below are encoded in one region of bacterium:
- a CDS encoding sigma 54-interacting transcriptional regulator, with product GLFEMADGGTFFLDEIGDISPAIQAKLLRVLQDGEMRRVGDTQSIRVDVRVISATNRDLIQEVKSGRFREDLFYRLNVVTINLPSLRERQSDIPLLCRHFLQTAPAAKSKGIDQIENKALAVLMDYGWPGNIRELENVISYAVVMAKGQTIRLEDLPDQIKTVRSGPAAVVSGQSMREMEKNLIIATLKSCQGNRRQTADQLGISLRTLQYKLKELKHDDAVSQA from the coding sequence TGGGCCTGTTCGAGATGGCCGATGGCGGCACTTTCTTTCTGGACGAGATCGGCGATATCTCCCCGGCCATTCAGGCCAAGCTTTTGCGGGTGCTGCAGGACGGCGAGATGCGCAGGGTAGGGGATACCCAGAGCATCCGGGTCGATGTCCGGGTGATCTCGGCCACCAACCGGGACCTGATCCAGGAGGTAAAATCGGGCCGGTTCCGGGAGGACCTTTTCTACCGCCTTAATGTGGTGACCATCAACCTGCCCAGCCTGCGGGAAAGGCAGAGCGACATTCCGCTGCTTTGCCGGCATTTCCTTCAGACCGCCCCCGCCGCCAAGTCCAAAGGCATCGACCAGATAGAGAACAAAGCCCTGGCCGTTCTGATGGATTACGGCTGGCCGGGAAACATCCGGGAACTGGAAAACGTCATTTCCTATGCCGTGGTGATGGCCAAGGGCCAGACCATCCGCCTGGAAGATCTTCCGGATCAGATCAAAACAGTCAGGTCCGGACCTGCCGCCGTGGTTTCCGGCCAGTCCATGAGGGAGATGGAGAAGAACCTGATCATCGCCACCTTAAAATCATGCCAGGGCAACCGCCGCCAGACGGCGGATCAGCTGGGGATCAGCCTGCGCACCCTGCAATACAAACTTAAAGAACTGAAGCACGATGATG